The genome window ATCTTCAAAGGGCCGACCGCATGGGCATGCTTTTCAGCCTGGAATTACGGGTGCCTTTTCTGGATGTGGAAATGATTGATCTTTCCATGAAAATTCCGCCGGAGCTTAAAATACGCGAACATAACGGGGCCAAGATAGAAAAATGGATTTTCCGAAAGGCATTTGAAGGGACCGGATACCTGCCTGATGATATCCTCTGGCGCTACAAGGTCCAGTATACCCAGGGGGCCGGCTGCGAGAGTCTGGGAGAAAGACTGGCAAAAAAACAGATAACCGAGGATGAATATGAACAGATCAAGGCGGACAACCCCAAGGCGACTATTAACAGCCCGGAAGCCGCTTATTATTTTAAGATTTTCCGCCAGTTTCATCCCCAAGACTCCATTCTCGGCTCCATAGGTATCTGGACCGGGTTTGATTTTGAGGAGGAAAGAGAACGGGTCCGGGGAACTATAGACGGGGATCTGAAACATAACCACAAGGAAAACGATAGTAAGGAACGTAAAGTTGCCTGAGCATTTTCGCTCACAATGCATATGAATTTAACAATATTAGGTTCCGGCGGATGTGCCGTAATCCCGAAACCATTATGCGGCTGCAATGTTTGCAGGGAGGCCAGAAGAAAAGGGCCTCCTTATGAAAGAACAGGCCCATGCGCCTATATTTCCGATTCGAACCTTTTGATCGATACTCCGGCCGAGGTTGCAACCCGTTTGAACCGTGGATTGATAGATGCAGTCGATTTTTTGACTTTTACTCATCTTGACCCTGACCATGTGGAAGGGTTCCGGGTTGTAGAGCAGATAGCACTCGACTTTCGCACCTGGGAGGCTTATCCGGACAAACAGATTCAATTGGTTTTGCCTGAGCTACTGATGGAACGGGTAAGGGATATACGATCGGTTTATGGTCCTTTGGTTGAATTTTATGAAAAACAAGGATTCATTAAATCCATTTCCTATAAAAACAGCATAAAAATCAAGCAGATCCTGGTATCTGCAATTCCTGTAGATCGTGGAAATCAGACGGTATATATATATATATTTGAAAAAGACGGCCGGAAAATAGTTTACGCTCCCTGTGATATCAAGCCTTTTCCTGAAGAAAAAAAAGAAGTACAGGATGCTGACCTTGTTGTTATTCAGCCCGGAATTTTTGAAGACGGGCTGAAGCATAATTTTAAATATCCTGATAATCATATTTCACGAACAACGCTATATACATTTGAAGAGACAATTGCGCTTTGCAAAAGAATTCGGGCCGCTAAAATTTTGTTTGTTCATCTCGAAGAATACTGGAATAGAAGCTATGCTGATTATTTTACAATGCAATCTGAATATGAAAATATTCAGTTCGCCTGGGATGGCATGCGGTTGAGAATTTGAGGATAAAATAAAACAATGAATATTGTAGACAATCAGTATCTGGAAAAAATACATACGGATGCCCTTGCGGTGCTCGAAGAGGTCGGGGTTAAATCTGTTTCAAATAAAGTTCGGAAAATCTTTGAAGACACCGGGCTGGCAGCCTATGACGAAACCACCGGCCATATCCATGTTCTTGCCCCCCTGGTTGAACAGGCTCTGACGACGATGCCCAAAAGGGACCAATACTGGATACCTGACAATTCATTCGGGGTCGGCGGCACCGCCCCTTTTTTATATGACGATAATACCGGCGAACTGGTAGTTCCGACTTTTGAGCATGTTGCAAAGATTTCGCAAATTGTCAATCAGACCTACGTGGTCGATTTTATGGCGCGTGGCGTGCTGATACCCAAGCAGGAAGCAAAGGTTATGGATACAATTATCGCCAATTGTGAAAAACCGATCTATGTGGCGGCTCTCACAGAGGAGGGGATTGCAAGGGCGCAGCAGATTTATGAATCAAGGGGTAAGCTTACAATCCAGTTTTCCATTATAAACAGTCCGCTTAACATTATTGAAAGCATGGTCGACCCATTTTTGTCCTGTGTTGAAAAAGGGATACCGATTTATGTTTCCACGATGCCGATGGCGGGACTCTCGGCGCCCTATTCCATGTCGAGCCTGCTTACCCTGACCCATGCAGAGGCTCTTTTCGGAATTACTCTGGCCCAACTGGTAAATCCCGGTATTATGACGGTACATGCAGGGCTGCCCTCGGTCGCCAGTATTAAAAACAACTATGCGGTTGATATGGGCCTTGTTTCATTTAATATCGCCAACCTTTTGATGGAAAAGGTCAACAGCCGGCTGAATCTTCCTTCAATTCAGACCGCCTGTACCACCAGTCAGGAAAAACCGAATGAAATTGCAGAAAAAGAAGCTGTTTGCGGTTATGCTTTGATGAAGAAATATGGATTTCATCAAATGCGGCATGCTTTTGGATTTTTAAAGGAGCTGGTTTCGTTTTCCATAGCAAAGCTGGAAAGGCATATAGAACTTTGCCGGCAGACAGGCCCGGAGTTGGCGCCGGATTATCAGATTGACCCGTATGATCCTGAAGGGCTGGAAGCAATCAAGCGGAACAGCAGCCAACCCAATTATATGCGTGATGATCACACTTTAAAAAATACGGGAAAAGTTTTTTTGGTTTAATATTTTTATCAAAGTCAGGTAAGAGAGGTAATAAAAATGGATAAGATACAGCCCCTTATAGATGCTGTAATCAATGGGGATGAGGATAAAGTTAAAGTGATAGTACTGGAAGGAATAACCAAAGGGGAAAAAGCGGCTGACATTATGAACAAGGGGCTTATCGCCGCGATGGACATAGTGGGTGGAAAGATGGAAGCAGAAGATATGTTTATTCCTGAAGTCCTGATGTCGGCAAGGGCTATGAAAGCAGGTGTAAATGCTCTTCAACCTCACTTGACCAAAGACGATGCCAAGGACTTGGGCGTAGTGGTTATCGGTTCCGCCCAGGGGGATCTTCATGATATTGGTAAAAATCTTGTAAAAATGCTTATGGAAGGCGGCGGCTTTTCGGTTATTGATTTAGGCACGGATGTTAAGCCGGAAAAGTTCCTGGAAGCGGTTCGTGAAAACAATGCTGACATTGTCGGAATATCCGCCTTACTGACAACAACCATGCTCAGCATGAAAAATGTCATTGAAGCTCTGGAATCAGCAGGTCTTCGCGATCAGGTAAAAGTTCTTGTAGGAGGCGCTCCGGTTACCAAAGAGTATGCTGAGGAAATCGGCGCTGATTGTTATGGGGCTGACGCAGGGTCAGCCGTAAGAATTGCGAAATCACTTCTTTACAAATAATTTAGAAAATTTGTAACAGTTTACTATTTTAATCTGATCACACCTTAAAGCTTGTAGACAATCAGCTTCTTTCAAAAGACCAAACTTTTACTAAAAATTTAGGAGAAAAAATATAATGGCAAATATTTGCAGCCATCAGCAGGCGTTAAATAGTCCGTATGCAGGTAAAGTTTCCGAAGGGCAATGCCAAAAACTATACTGGGCCTGTCTGGAAATTTTGGAACGTACCGGTGTGTCCCTGCATGATCAGGAAGCAGTGGATCTTTGTAAAAAAGCCGGAGCGCTTGTAACCGACGGAAACCGGGTGCGGATTCCGTCCGGCCTGGTAGAAAAGGCATTCAGCACAGTGCCCAAAAGCATAACTTTGTATGACC of Desulfosarcina sp. BuS5 contains these proteins:
- a CDS encoding corrinoid protein, producing MDKIQPLIDAVINGDEDKVKVIVLEGITKGEKAADIMNKGLIAAMDIVGGKMEAEDMFIPEVLMSARAMKAGVNALQPHLTKDDAKDLGVVVIGSAQGDLHDIGKNLVKMLMEGGGFSVIDLGTDVKPEKFLEAVRENNADIVGISALLTTTMLSMKNVIEALESAGLRDQVKVLVGGAPVTKEYAEEIGADCYGADAGSAVRIAKSLLYK
- a CDS encoding MBL fold metallo-hydrolase; this translates as MHMNLTILGSGGCAVIPKPLCGCNVCREARRKGPPYERTGPCAYISDSNLLIDTPAEVATRLNRGLIDAVDFLTFTHLDPDHVEGFRVVEQIALDFRTWEAYPDKQIQLVLPELLMERVRDIRSVYGPLVEFYEKQGFIKSISYKNSIKIKQILVSAIPVDRGNQTVYIYIFEKDGRKIVYAPCDIKPFPEEKKEVQDADLVVIQPGIFEDGLKHNFKYPDNHISRTTLYTFEETIALCKRIRAAKILFVHLEEYWNRSYADYFTMQSEYENIQFAWDGMRLRI
- a CDS encoding trimethylamine--corrinoid methyltransferase, with amino-acid sequence MNIVDNQYLEKIHTDALAVLEEVGVKSVSNKVRKIFEDTGLAAYDETTGHIHVLAPLVEQALTTMPKRDQYWIPDNSFGVGGTAPFLYDDNTGELVVPTFEHVAKISQIVNQTYVVDFMARGVLIPKQEAKVMDTIIANCEKPIYVAALTEEGIARAQQIYESRGKLTIQFSIINSPLNIIESMVDPFLSCVEKGIPIYVSTMPMAGLSAPYSMSSLLTLTHAEALFGITLAQLVNPGIMTVHAGLPSVASIKNNYAVDMGLVSFNIANLLMEKVNSRLNLPSIQTACTTSQEKPNEIAEKEAVCGYALMKKYGFHQMRHAFGFLKELVSFSIAKLERHIELCRQTGPELAPDYQIDPYDPEGLEAIKRNSSQPNYMRDDHTLKNTGKVFLV